The following proteins are co-located in the Gouania willdenowi unplaced genomic scaffold, fGouWil2.1 scaffold_259_arrow_ctg1, whole genome shotgun sequence genome:
- the LOC114459087 gene encoding uncharacterized protein LOC114459087, giving the protein MRLTTVPLTSKFLGELDHQTNDLIKVFNAKGGAAGRKITAIMAQMENNEDINVRRDCMLRCLSIYLNEDLDTLVKEYMEVNPLSSEEPENTVGRVLASKCLHYAKDDSFRPNNKDACRGLSAYELQRLENINEKNTFLSSLKLCQAAEDLRQSVKPKTHVKRSKALLAKEQFLHSPRKSLRRKEPQNLTLSEGSAHKHDIESREAEADIGEKTMGIYTVQAEGHGPDVQGDGRFADVGVVLEGVKVLHNLQCVSHACVMLYGLIYALNLSYPKSLKSTFEAYQKILMDLDSSKLSPKVQALKLKLLQ; this is encoded by the exons ATGCGACTGACAACTGTACCTCTGACCTCCAAATTCCTTGGAGAACTGGACCATCAGACCAATGACCTGATTAAGGTTTTTAATGCTAAAGGTGGAGCTGCAGGAAGAAAGATCACCGCCATAATGGCCCAGAtggaaaat aaTGAAGACATTAACGTGAGGCGTGATTGTATGCTTCGATGCCTGAGCATCTACCTCAATGAAGATCTGGACACACTGGTCAAAGAATACATG GAAGTAAATCCACTTAGTTCAGAGGAGCCAGAAAATACAGTGGGCCGGGTTCTGGCATCTAAATGCCTCCACTATGCCAAGGACGACAGTTTTCGTCCAAACAACAAG GATGCATGTCGTGGACTGTCTGCTTACGAACTCCAGCGCCTTGAGAACATCAATGAGAAAAATACCTTCTTGTCTTCTTTGAAGCTATGCCAA GCAGCTGAGGATCTGAGACAGTCAGTAAAGCCAAAGACGCATGTCAAGAG GTCAAAGGCTTTATTGGCAAAAGAGCAGTTTCTGCACTCCCCCCGGAAATCCCTCCGTCGTAAAGAACCACAGAACCTTACCCTCAGTGAAGGATCAGCCCATAAACAC GACATTGAATCCAGAGAGGCTGAGGCAGACATTGGAGAGAAGACCATGGGCATCTACACAGTCCAAGCAGAAGGTCATGGTCCTGATGTTCAAGGTGATGGACGCTTTGCTGATGTCGGTGTTGTGCTGGAAGGTGTGAAAGTTCTCCATAATCTGCAGTGTGTCAGCCATGCTTGTGTGATGCTTTATGGACTGATCTACGCACTCAACTTGAGCTATCCAAAAAGCCTGAAGAGTACATTTGAGGCATACCAGAAAATCCTGATGGACCTTGACTCAAGCAAGCTTTCACCCAAAGTGCAGGCACTGAAACTCAAATTGCTCCAGTGA